The sequence below is a genomic window from Nocardia fluminea.
GAGCAGCCCCGCCAGGCGCAGCAGCAGTTGCTCCACCATGAGTCCGGGGTGCAGGCCCGTACCGTGCAGCGATACCCCGCCCCGCAGGCAAGCGGCCTGAAGTCGCTCGCCTGTGGCCCGGCGTGGGATCGCCCGGTCCACCACCGGCGCGGCCAGCCTCTCCAGAACCGGGGCGGTAAACCGGAGCGGGCCCGAATCCACCACGCGCATCACTGTTTTCAGCGCCGACAGCGCCTTGGGCAACTGCGGACCGAAGGCGCCTCCGGTGACCCGCATCTGCGCGACAGTGCGCAGTACCTCCAGCGGCGAACGCGATTCGGACAGCCAGGTGGGCATGGCCGGATTGTGATAGGACGCCGCGGACACCACGTTCTTGCCGGACTCGAGCAGGTCGAGCACATCGGCGTCCGCGCCCTGTACCAGAGACGGTGTCGTCGGTGTGTGCACGACGCAATCCGCTTTCAGCGCAAGGATTTCCGCCTTGGACGTGGTCGCCGTGATGCCCACCGGCGCCAGCCCGGCCAGTTCGCCGATGTCCTTGCCGTGCTTGTGCGGGCTGAACACCTTGACCCCGACGACCTCGAAATCGGGGGAGGCCAGCGCCGTGCGCAATGCCCGCCCACCCATGTCACCAGGGCCCCAAATGATCAGCCGATACGGACGTGCCACAACCGCCTCCTCGCCGTTGGTGGTATGTCTAACACGCCCAGTGTTGAGATACATAGGCTTTGAGTCTCTTATTGTCTCGTCGCGCGATCTGCCGTAGCTTTCCCTTCGAGTCATGACGAGCGCCAGAGGTGTCCCTGTGCAGAATCAACCACCCGCAGCCGAGCTGCTGGAATCCCTGGCCGAACTACTGGAGAGCACACTGCTGCCGGCCTTGCCGCCCGCTCTGCAGCACCGTGCGCGGGTGGGGGCGAATCTCGCCAGGATCGTGCGGCGCGAGATCGATCTCGCGCCCTCGGCGACGCGACATGAACACGAGCTACTGGACGCGGCCGACGACGAACACGCCCTGTGGCAGGCACTCGTCGAGGTGGTGCGCGCCGACCTGGCGATCGCCAAACCCGGTTACGACAGCTGGGAGGGGGAGTGAGCACCGATCTCGCCGCAGGTCTGACCGAGTTCCTGACCCGCACCTGGGGCACGCCCACGCGAGTGGACGAGCTGGAGTACCTCTCAGCCGGCGCGCGCCGGCGCAACGTCGGCTTCACCGCCCACGTCGCGGGGGAGCGCGCCCGCAAGCTGGTCGCCACGCTCGTGCCGGCCGCCGTGCAGATCATGTCGGTCGAGGACGAAGCGGCGGTGCGCGAGCTCGCGCGAACGCACGGCGTGGCAGTGCCCGCGGTGGTGGCGGTCTGCGCGGATCCGGCCGTGGTGGGCGAGCCGTTCGTCATCAGCGACCACGTGACCGGGGAGACCGTCCCGCGCAAGGTATTACGCCTCATCGCGGCCGAAGGCAACGCCGAGACGGTGGCCCGCGAGTGGGGCGAGGCGATGGGCAGGCTGCACGCCATCGGTCCGGCCGCCGCTCCGCGCACCGTGCCCGCCGCGGGCGCCGATCCGGCCGCCGCCGTTCTAGCCGCGGCCGAGGCGGACGTGCGGGTGTTACTCGGCGACCGGCCGGTGTTCGCGCTGGCGCTGCGCTGGCTCGAACATCGGCTTCCTGGCCCGCCGCCGCGCACCACGCTGCTGCATACCGACCTGCGCAACGGCAATATCGTCGTCGCCGCGGACGGCTTGCGAGCCGTGCTGGACTGGGAGGGCGCTCAACGTTGCGGCGACCCGATGCGTGACGTCGCCTGGCCTGCATTGCGGATGTGGCGCTTCGGTACGGACGAACGGGAGTTCGGCGGTTTTGCCGACCGCGCGAGCTTCCTGCGCGGCTACCAGGCCGCGGGCGGTGACTTCGATCTCGACAGATTCCGCTGGTGGAAGGTGATGGGCACGCTGGCCTGGGGAGTCGGACTGGCCGCCCAAGCCGCCGCGCACGTGGACGGCAGCGTGCGCGACATCGTCATGGCCGCCAGCGGACGTCGTGTTTCCGAAATCGAGTGGGACCTGCTCATGCAGATTCGTCCCGAAGCGAAAGTCTAGGAGAGACAGTGGATTTCGAACTGCCCGAAGATCTGGTCCGATATCTGACCGAGCTGGACGCTTTCATCGAGGCCGAGATCATCCCGCTCGAGCAACAGGCCGACAACATTCGCTTCTTCGACCACCGCCGTGAGGACGCCCGCACCGACTGGGACCGTGGCGGCCTGCCGACCGCGGAGTGGGAGCAATTACTCGCCGAAGCGCGTCGTCGTGCCGATGCCGCGGGCCACTACCGCTATGCCTTCCCCCGCGAGTTCGGCGGGCGCGACGGCACCAATCTCGGGATGGCCGTGATTCGCGAGCACCTGGCCGGACGGGGACTCGGTCTGCATTGCGACCTGCAGAACGAACACGCCATCGTCGCCAACAACGTGGGTCTGCTGCTGATGCTCGAATACGGGACCCCCGCCCAGCGAGCCCAATGGGTGGACGGGCTGGCCGCGGGCACCAAATTCTTCGCCTTCGGCATCACCGAGCCCGATCACGGTTCCGACGCCACCCACATGGCGACCACCGCTGTCCGGGAAGGCGACGACTGGATCATCAACGGAGCCAAGACCTGGAACACCGGAGTCCACATCGCCGACGCCGACCTGATCTTCGCCCGCACCGCGGGACGACCCGGCGACGGACACGGCATCACCGCGTTCCTGGTACCGACAGACGCGCCCGGCTTCCGGGTCGAGGAATACCTCTGGACCTTCAACATGCCCACCGACCACGCGCGCATCTCCCTGACCGAGGTACGAGTCCCGAACTCGGCGATCTTCGGACAGGAGGGTCTCGGGCTCGGAGTCGTCCAGCACTTCTTCAACGAGAACCGGATCCGCCAAGCGGCCTCCAGCCTCGGTGCGGCGCAGTACTGCATCGACCAGTCCGTCGCCTACGCCAAGGAACGCAAACCTTTCGGCAAGCCGCTGGCCGTCAACCAGGCCATCCAATTCCCGCTGGTGGAACTGCACACCCAGTGCGAGATGCTGCGCGCGCTCATCCACAAGACCGCCTGGTCCATGGACACCTACGGCACTTTCGCCGCCTCCGAACAGGTTTCGATGTGCAACTACTGGGCCAACCGGCTGTGCTGCGAAGCCGCCGACCGCGCCATGCAGGTGCACGGCGGTCTCGGCTACTCACGGCACAAGCCCTTCGAACACATCTACCGGCACCATCGGCGCTACCGCATCACCGAGGGAGCGGAGGAGATTCAGATGCGCCGAGTGGCCGGGTACCTGTTCGGGTTCATGGACCGAACCGCGGTCAAAGGGGTATGAGTCCGCCTCCTTTCGAACATCACCTCACAACAGAATCTCGGCCAGCTGATCGGTCGCAGCGACCAACCAGTCGGGATCACCGTGACGCCTGCCCCACAGCGCGGCTTTCACCGAACGCACCTGCGCCCACCGACGGGCCCGCTCACGATCGATCTGCGCCGCCTCGCAATACAGGTCCAGTCCGCGACGGAGACCGGCAGCCGGGTCGGGCGCGAACAACAGCGGCGCGAACCGATAGCTGCGCAGGACGGTGATCGTGTCGTACGCGGGATCGCCGACGTACCCCTTGGGGTCGATAGCCAGCCACGCCTCACGCTCTCCATCCAGGACATTCGCATCATGGAGGTCCCCGTGCACGAGCGTCTCGGGCTGATCCGGACCGAGGTCGCGCACCGTCTCGACGGCAGCATCCAGTACGCGGCGGGGGAGTGGATGGCCCAGTTCGGCAGCGGTCGTGACGATTTCGTCGGGCCAGTCGGCTACCACCGCACTCAGACGCGGGAGCCCTGCTGGAGCAGCGACAGCCAAACGACGCGACAGTTGCCCGAGTATGCCGACAGCCTCGTCGAAGTCGGCACCTCGGCCAGCGTGCCGCGCCCTGTCCGCTCGAGCAGCATCGCCAACCGTTCATCATCGCGTGCGAACAACCGCACCGCACCTCGACCGTTCCAGGTCGCGAACGCGTCGGGCTCGAAGACATTGCCCGGGTGCGGAAACGAGATCTTGACGACGGCAGGTGGCAGATGCGGGTGCCGCACCGGCACCACGATCCCGACGTTGCCGTGCATGACCGGCCCATCCGGCACGCACGACCACCGCTGTAGCAGTTCATCCACCGAACACGCCAGCCCCGCGATCCACGTCCGCCCCGGTTCCCCCTCTCGACCGATCGTTTCGCGAGCAAAGCTCTCCGGAATGTCGATCATGATCCGACCTTAGGCGTGTCGGCCTGGTCGCGGCCACTGCCGATGTGATGCATCTCGCCGCATTCGGGTCTGGTTCGCGTGGTGGTGACCGGCATAGCCTGAGAACCCGCGCGTAGCCGAAATCATCTGCACTAGAGGCATATTCGGTGCAAAACGGACAGTTCGGGTCGGTTGACGGCTCGCTGATTTCGGCATGCGCGCACTGCCGTCCCGGATGCGTTGTGCAGCCGGGCCGACGGCAGAATCTGGCGAGGAGCTTGTATCGTGCCGGTTCGACCTGATGACCTCAGCAACGTGATCACCCGGCGCGGCGCGCTCGCGGCGCTGGCATTGCTCGGTATCGCCGGATGTGGGGGTTCCGTCGCGGCCACGACCAGCACCCCGCATTGGGACTACAACGCCGAAGGCCCCGATCACTGGGCCGATCTCGACCGCGGTTACGCCACCTGCCGAGCCGGCCACGCTCAATCACCGATCGACCTGGACAGTCCTACCGAACTGCACCCGTCCGACCACATCGAGATCGACTATCGCTCGATTTCCTCGGTGAAGTTGCTGAACAACGGGCACACGATCCAAGCGGCGGTACCAGCGGACTCGGGCAACCGCATCGTCGTCGACGGGACTGCGTTCACCCTGACCCAGTTCCACTTCCATCTACCCAGCGAACACACCGTCGACGGCCACGACACCGCGATGGAACTGCATTTCGTGCACACCGCCTCCTCCGGGCGCCTGGCAGTCCTCGCCGTGCTGCTGCACGCGCAACCCGACGCCACCCCACTGACTCCGATCCTCACTGCCACACCGAACCGCATCGGTCTCACCCGAACCGTGAGCGCCGTCGACCCGCGCGAGTATCTGCCCACCGACCTCGCCCAGTTCCGCTACCAGGGCTCCCTGACCACACCACCGTGCACCGAAGGCGTGGAATGGATCGTCCTGCGCCACCCCGCCCCGGTGGCGATTCCCGACGTCGACAATTACCGCGCTCTGTTCCCGCACAGCAACCGGCCCACACAACCGCGCAACGGCCGCCCGGTAGTCCTCGCCGGACCCAACTGAGCGCCGAGCCGAGTTCGGCCGCCGGCACGCAGTCGCCTAGGACCGGGGGAGTAGCCCCAGCGTGAGGTGGCGGACCAAGTCGTCGAGCAGCTGTTCGGAGTCGTAGTCGGCGGTGTAGCCCGACCCGACGAAAGTGGCCAGACCCTGGAGAGCGGCCAGGGCGGTCACGCCCAAGCGTTTCGGGTCGCCGTCGACGATTTCGCCCGCGGCTTGACCTTCGGCGATCAGCGCGATCGGAACAGCGAACGCGCGGTCGACAGCGTCCTGGATGTCGGCGGAGGTGGAGTTGTCTCGGCGCGCGAACATCAGCGGCAAGAGCTCGAGATTGTCCACCGCGAATCGTAGGTAGGCGTAGGCGACCGTCTGCAGACGCGCGGTGATAGGGCCTTCGATCACGGCTTGTTCGAAGCAGGCACCGAGACGATGCAGCCCCGTGACGGCGAGCGCGTCGAGTAGGGCCTGTTTGTCGCGGAAATGCCTGCTCGGCGCCGCGTGGCTGACGCCGGTGTCGCGGGCCAGCTGACGCAGTGACAGCCCGTCCACACCGGACTCGCGCAAGGTCGCCTCGGCGCGCGTCAGCAACGCGGCGCGGAGGTCGCCGTGGTGATAGGGGGTGTGCAGGGACATGGTACGAGCAGGATATCCGACAACCACGCAATGTTTGCGTTGACTACTTTGTTGTCGCTGACTACATTGGCGAAGGCCATGACAGACAACACCGCGCCCACCCGCACACCGCGCAGCATGCCCATCCGCGAATGGCTGGCCCCGATCACCCTGGTCACCATCCTCGCGGCGCTCCTGGGCACCATGTACCTCGGCTACACCACAGACCCCGAGAAGCACCTGCACGACTTCCCGATCGCCCTGGTCAACCAGGACGTCGGCGACACCGTCAGCGGCACACCCACCAACGTCGGCGCACAGATCACCTCCGCACTCCGCGAGAACATCCCCGCCGACAAGATCGACCTGCGCCCACTCGGCATCAACGAAGCCCAGCAACAGCTGCAGAACGGCGAGGTCTACGGCGCCATCGTCATCCCCGGCGACTTCACCAAACGTGTCGCCATCCTCGGCGCCGCCTCGATCGTGCCGGGCCAGGTCGAGCAGCCCATCATCTCCGTGCTCACCAACCCGCGCGCCGGCACCCTCGCCGCACAGATCATGAACACTGTCGCCGACCAAGCCATGACACAGGTCAACAGCACCGTCGGCAACCAGCTCGCCGAACAGGTCCGCGCCGCCGCCGGGACCACACCACTCAGCGGCGCGGCGCAACTACAACTCACCGAGCCGATCGACGTCGTCGTCACCGCCTACCACCCGCTGCCCGAAGGCACCGGCCAAGGCTTGGCCGCGTTCTTCTACACCCTGGTCCTGCTGATCGTCGGATTCAGCGGCGCGATGATGATCAATTCACTCGTCGACGCCTCACTCGGCTACATCCCCGCCGAATACGGCCCCTGGCACAAAACCACCAACCCGGCCCCGATCAGCCGGTGGCGCACCCTGCTCGTCAAATGGGGCATCGCCGCGATCAGCGCCCCACTAGCCTCCGGGGTGTTCCTCGGCGTCGGGACCCTGCTCGACATGGCGATCGAGCGACCACTGATGCTGTTCCTCTATGGCACACTGGCCATCGCCGCCATCGCGGTCACCGCCCTGTCGGTGATGGCCGCCTTCGGCACGGCAGGCCTGATGATCAACCTCATCGTGTTCGTGGTGCTCGGAATCCCGTCCTCCTCCGGCACCATCCCGCTCGAGGCGACACCGCGCTGGATCGCCGACATGGCCACCTTCGAACCCATGCACCAGATCTACCTGGCCGTGCGCGCCATCCTGTTCTTCGACGGACACCTCGAAGCGGGCATGGCACAGGGTCTCTGGATGACCTGCGCGGGACTGGCGATCGGCTTGCTCGTCGGCGCGGTCGCCACCAATACCTACGACCTGCGCGGCATGTGGCGACTCGGCATCGAGCACGCGCCCGCTCGGTAACTGATCAATCCATGTGGAAGGGCCCTGTGATGCACGAGTTCGAAGCCCCCGCTTCCTACACGATCCCCGAGCACGCGAACAATTCCGACAGCGTGTTCCTGCACGCCGAGCACTCACCCCACACCGTGTTGTTCAACGTCTCCGACGGCAGCGGCGGACTCACCGACGTCACCGCCGCCGAGTTCGCGCGAACGGTCACCGACGTAGCCAAAGGCCTCATCGCCTCGGGCATCGAACCCGGCGACCGAGTAGCCATCATGGCCCCCACCCGCTACGAATGGGTCGTGCTCGACCACGCGATCTGGGCCACCGGCGGCTGCACCGTCGCCATCTACGACAGCTCCGCCGCCGAGCAGGCCACCTGGATCCTGCAGGACTCCGCGACACAGCTGCTCATCGTCGACAGCGACGAACACCGCCGGATCATCGAGGAGATCGACGACCGCGCACTACCCGACCTGCGCGAAATCCTGCAGATCGACAAGGGCGTCGTCGAAGAGCTGACCACCCGCGGCGCCCACCTCGACGACGCGGCCGTGCACACCCGCCGCGCCGAAGTCGGCTCACGCTCCCCGGCCACCCTCATCTACACCTCGGGCACCACCGGCCGCCCCAAAGGCGTGATCCTCACCCACGGAAACCTCTACGCCGAGTCGAAATCCGACCGAATCGCGCTGGGGGAGTTCGTCACCGAGGGCAACAAGACCTTGATGTTCCTGCCACTGGCCCACGTCTTCGCGCGCGCGGTGACCCTGGCCGCGCTCGACGCCAAGGTGGTCGTCGCGTTCAGCTCCGACTGGTCCACACTGGTCGACCAGTTCGGCAGTTTCCGCCCGCACTTCATCCTCGCGGTGCCGCGCGTATTCGAAAAAGTCTTCAACGGCGCCAAGCAGAAGGCACACGCCGGCGGCAAGGGAAAGATCTTCGACCTGGCCACCGAAACCGCCGTCGCTTGGAGCGAAGCCCAGGACACCGGCGGC
It includes:
- a CDS encoding DUF6285 domain-containing protein; amino-acid sequence: MQNQPPAAELLESLAELLESTLLPALPPALQHRARVGANLARIVRREIDLAPSATRHEHELLDAADDEHALWQALVEVVRADLAIAKPGYDSWEGE
- a CDS encoding acyl-CoA dehydrogenase family protein gives rise to the protein MDFELPEDLVRYLTELDAFIEAEIIPLEQQADNIRFFDHRREDARTDWDRGGLPTAEWEQLLAEARRRADAAGHYRYAFPREFGGRDGTNLGMAVIREHLAGRGLGLHCDLQNEHAIVANNVGLLLMLEYGTPAQRAQWVDGLAAGTKFFAFGITEPDHGSDATHMATTAVREGDDWIINGAKTWNTGVHIADADLIFARTAGRPGDGHGITAFLVPTDAPGFRVEEYLWTFNMPTDHARISLTEVRVPNSAIFGQEGLGLGVVQHFFNENRIRQAASSLGAAQYCIDQSVAYAKERKPFGKPLAVNQAIQFPLVELHTQCEMLRALIHKTAWSMDTYGTFAASEQVSMCNYWANRLCCEAADRAMQVHGGLGYSRHKPFEHIYRHHRRYRITEGAEEIQMRRVAGYLFGFMDRTAVKGV
- a CDS encoding YhgE/Pip domain-containing protein, coding for MTDNTAPTRTPRSMPIREWLAPITLVTILAALLGTMYLGYTTDPEKHLHDFPIALVNQDVGDTVSGTPTNVGAQITSALRENIPADKIDLRPLGINEAQQQLQNGEVYGAIVIPGDFTKRVAILGAASIVPGQVEQPIISVLTNPRAGTLAAQIMNTVADQAMTQVNSTVGNQLAEQVRAAAGTTPLSGAAQLQLTEPIDVVVTAYHPLPEGTGQGLAAFFYTLVLLIVGFSGAMMINSLVDASLGYIPAEYGPWHKTTNPAPISRWRTLLVKWGIAAISAPLASGVFLGVGTLLDMAIERPLMLFLYGTLAIAAIAVTALSVMAAFGTAGLMINLIVFVVLGIPSSSGTIPLEATPRWIADMATFEPMHQIYLAVRAILFFDGHLEAGMAQGLWMTCAGLAIGLLVGAVATNTYDLRGMWRLGIEHAPAR
- a CDS encoding AMP-dependent synthetase/ligase → MHEFEAPASYTIPEHANNSDSVFLHAEHSPHTVLFNVSDGSGGLTDVTAAEFARTVTDVAKGLIASGIEPGDRVAIMAPTRYEWVVLDHAIWATGGCTVAIYDSSAAEQATWILQDSATQLLIVDSDEHRRIIEEIDDRALPDLREILQIDKGVVEELTTRGAHLDDAAVHTRRAEVGSRSPATLIYTSGTTGRPKGVILTHGNLYAESKSDRIALGEFVTEGNKTLMFLPLAHVFARAVTLAALDAKVVVAFSSDWSTLVDQFGSFRPHFILAVPRVFEKVFNGAKQKAHAGGKGKIFDLATETAVAWSEAQDTGGPGIGLRLRHALFDTIVYRTLRRALGGRCEAAVSGGGPLGARLGHFFRGAGIPVYEGYGLTETTAAITVNTPADTRVGTVGRPTEGHAVKIADDGELLLRGPVVFSEYWGNPQATEDAFADGWFRTGDLGSIDRDGYLTITGRKKEIIVTAGGKNVSPGLMEDSLRAHPLISQAMVVGDGRPFVGALITLDPEALPAWKDSHDLPADTSNETLIQNPDLIAEIDAALADTNKKVSHAEAIKKIRILPVDWTEATGELTPKMSLKRAEVMKKYATEVDKIYEPAPAGSH
- a CDS encoding carbonic anhydrase; this encodes MPVRPDDLSNVITRRGALAALALLGIAGCGGSVAATTSTPHWDYNAEGPDHWADLDRGYATCRAGHAQSPIDLDSPTELHPSDHIEIDYRSISSVKLLNNGHTIQAAVPADSGNRIVVDGTAFTLTQFHFHLPSEHTVDGHDTAMELHFVHTASSGRLAVLAVLLHAQPDATPLTPILTATPNRIGLTRTVSAVDPREYLPTDLAQFRYQGSLTTPPCTEGVEWIVLRHPAPVAIPDVDNYRALFPHSNRPTQPRNGRPVVLAGPN
- a CDS encoding TetR/AcrR family transcriptional regulator, producing MSLHTPYHHGDLRAALLTRAEATLRESGVDGLSLRQLARDTGVSHAAPSRHFRDKQALLDALAVTGLHRLGACFEQAVIEGPITARLQTVAYAYLRFAVDNLELLPLMFARRDNSTSADIQDAVDRAFAVPIALIAEGQAAGEIVDGDPKRLGVTALAALQGLATFVGSGYTADYDSEQLLDDLVRHLTLGLLPRS
- a CDS encoding phosphotransferase, giving the protein MSTDLAAGLTEFLTRTWGTPTRVDELEYLSAGARRRNVGFTAHVAGERARKLVATLVPAAVQIMSVEDEAAVRELARTHGVAVPAVVAVCADPAVVGEPFVISDHVTGETVPRKVLRLIAAEGNAETVAREWGEAMGRLHAIGPAAAPRTVPAAGADPAAAVLAAAEADVRVLLGDRPVFALALRWLEHRLPGPPPRTTLLHTDLRNGNIVVAADGLRAVLDWEGAQRCGDPMRDVAWPALRMWRFGTDEREFGGFADRASFLRGYQAAGGDFDLDRFRWWKVMGTLAWGVGLAAQAAAHVDGSVRDIVMAASGRRVSEIEWDLLMQIRPEAKV